TGTTacggttgtcaaagtcaagctagcatgactgacctacttccctctctctaggtattttttatttaattgaaactatTCCCTGACTTTATTGTCTACTTGTGGTAGCGTGGACAAATAGTAGCAAAAGAATCtcatatctttttcttttatacatcaGGCGATAATATTTAAGATTTACCGCATCATGTTGACAACTTtgcagctaaaaccaatgctagtcatAGTCAGCCAACACACACCTTTCATTTTCCTGAAGGCAGCATTGTTAGAGAAACGTCCTTTATTGCCCCCCCAGTGGGGAAATCCAGTTACCTGTTGGTGCAGAAGCGGCTGCACTCAGAGTCCGTATGCAGCGTGCACGCACATCGCCTGGAGGCTGcgctgctcctgctgctccgAGCCGTCCGGACGGAGCGCATAGAGCCTGGGGAACTGGCCATACCGTACGGGACCGTGTGCCTGTCAATGGAATCAGTGAACATTTCTATGTCAACAAGTGCTTTGCGCCAGGGTCGTTTCTAATATGGGCGATATGGGCGAcatgggcaaccgcccaggTCGGCATTTTGTGCGGGGCGAAATGAGCACAGAAAGACCAGAAACCCCACAGTGTTGACCCTGACCTCCCTAACTGAAGactaaaaacacagacagagatTTACTGCAAATGAAAACCTGGATCACTGGTGGAGCAACACAAGCTCTCGTCTTCTCATTGTTCGTTTTGGCAATGCCCATCAGAGCCTGTGAGGAGGTGAGTGTGTTGTACACAGCAAAGTTTCCATcatttgctgacatttttgGGGTCGTTTTTAAAAACGGATCTGCTCATTAGTAGAGTGAGTTAAAGCAGTCACGTTCCCTGGTGAACATGTCCTCTCTGAATCTCTGGCGTATGTTACCTTTGTGCTGCCAACAGCTGTTGCAAAACTTTCATTCCCCACCTCAGAGTTttaggccaaaaaaaaaaaaatctggatcaTTTACGTGAGTGCAGCGCATCCCAACAAATAATTCTGGGATTTCTATGTTTTATGAAGGTGGACCGAAAGAATCCCTTTCATCTGTCTCCGACAAGCAACAGTAGCAGTGACAATAAACGCTGTGGTCCCCTGCTGCTGGTATGCAATATTTGCAAGAACGTCTTGGCACCTGACCCTACTGTCTGACCTGTTGGGATGGGCGTTAACGCTCTCTCTTTGTTCGTATGAAAGCGGTTCAAATGAAAGACTAAAACCGACAGCCACAGAGAAGAGTTGCAGTGTCAATTTGTTCTGAAATTTCAGAGGAGTAAACTTTTTCACCATGTAATAAAAAAAGCGACACCAATGAACAATGAAGAGTGAAATCAGAAGGTTAGCTAACGGCTCACAGCTGCATGTACTTTAGGAGCTCCTCCCTAAGGGACGCAAAAGTGCAGGTAATTTATTTTGGTCTTCCCAGATATGTTCACCTCACACCCTCCCATGTGTGCTGTGCATCTTTAGCTACAGCTGTTCCATCGTCAGGCAGAGCAGAGAAATGCCAGTGATAGATGTGCGGAAGAGCAGTGCCGCAAAAACTGCAGGAAACAGACGACCTCTCGTCTGATTCACATCTTCTCCAGAAGAAAATAGAGTAGGAAGTTTTCCTTCACGTACATAAAACTGGTGTGGCCTGATGGACAATAATTAAGGGTTCCGCCGATTTACTGGCGccaatttccttcattttgggacATCTGTGATCGGCCagtacttacatgtgaagccgatctcaTCTACCTCAGCAAATGTCTAAATACCAActactgtcctcttctgctctgctgtgagagaagGTTTGACTGATAGACCGGCCCCACCAGGttatgtctgcacatttgcagttaacaatagtcacctcACTTTTGCCAACTCACAACATTTTAGctatatttagtgacatttcagacaaaaggaAATCGGTATCAGAAGGTCaagttttttaaagatcagtaatTGAGAGGAAAACTACAATTGATGTGTCAAACTGTTCAACATGCACCAAAGAGACAGTTTGGTCAGATCCTGGGGtctaaagaaagagaaattcTGAAGAtgcatcatcatcaccatcatcatcatcatctgtgtTGCTGAGGAAACAAGCTCCCCATCTGGAAGTGAAGCCTCCCGACTGTTGCCTGCGATAATTGTAACTGATCCTCCTGTACTGTGAGGCGTGTCACGACTGATCTGGTCCAGTCAGTAGAACGCTAGGACCGCTCCAATCTAaaatcgggcatattcaacattgtcttggcccgattatcgcagcctgtcagggttttccctgactgggagcgagaatgcaacctgttgaatgtgacatgtagccaatcagaaagcgcggtaCCTAAGAATGGAGGGGAATCCCAGACAGCTGGCATGGcgcaactgagagtccggttTAGTGCTTAATGCtgcaaatagagcggctgctcaCACGGTTATTTatccaaagccttttctttttgttacgtcttttatcacttaaaatgagtccacaaactatcactgctgcttctacatcgtcatcatgtgtgtttgtttattctaaattcacagtttggtatgttgggggttttacgGGATTTTCTTCTGGAGTCAGGATGTTCGTGACTGGAATCGGttcgtgtgtggtgtgttgctcctgccgtgtggctggacacacaaACCCATCGAACCTGTTGTACTTTTatcggcccggtaccaattggtccaccaACCGGTACCGGTCTGGGGGTTGGGAACCACTGCCCTGCCTGACATGCGTTTTTCTTTGCATTCTCTCACAATAAATTAGCACACCCTGGCCTATTTTGTGTACAGTCGcaaaagtcaatttaaaatcGCACATATGTACACctttaaagagcctcagtgaaaatatgtttaatacatTCCTAACTCTTTGgtccaaaaaaacatgatggaaaatCCAGAATAtcgacagattatttcacttataagatatttttcccatgttataagtaaaataatctgccaatggaactagaacttttttaaatcactattAATGAGTCATTTACTTACAAGttatttttgccttatttcaagtgtactactatatttgcactagaaactggaccaaaatgacttggtaggattttgtgcttttgcggtgagctgctgctggtcagaTGGGAAGCTTCTTAAAACAGACTCTTACTCTGGTGTGTTGATCCAGATGATGTCCAGGTGGCAGTAATACACACACTCTTTGTCTTTGTAGGTGTAACACGTGCACCTCTTGGCGCGCCCCCTCCTGGCAGTCAGCGGGTCATGGGCAGGGCGGTCCTGAGCTTCAGAACCAGAGGGGATGATGACCTGGTGCGGGGGGTCGCCCAGGCTGACCTCTCCTGACACATCCTTCCTCTGGCTCACAGATGAAGAGCCTGCAGGATGACACGAAAGGTATTCTGCGTGGAATCGACAGACACTCTAGGGCTCAGACTGCAGGTGTTTTTGTCATGATGCGCGGTTTTTGATGGTGGACCCAAATGCGGAAAGGCAGAGATGTCGAATAAACGGAGAATATTTAATGACAAAATGATGGACAAACTTAGAAAAATGACAGGGGGGCATAGGcagccagagcagaacaaaacctgcaaatccaagaaaaaaattCCAGCAGGGAATACACGAAAGAAACGGGGAAAATAACAGGACATAACGGGGCAACCTATTCTCACTCCCGCTTGAACGGGGAAGTAACGGGAGGAACCAAGTAAGAGGAGAAGAGCTGCTTAAGTACTGGGATACTGACTGCTGGTTCCCCTCACACCTGGGTGacaggttgcaggtgtgaggagagagagcagaaggcagagaaagagagaaaggggCAACAGGGTTcaggaaataaatctaacactaaagaatGACTAGATCTAAGAAACGTAATAAAACAGAAACGAGGCTGATCTGATCAAAAAAGAGACTAAGGAACACAGAACTAACAAAACCAACTCAAACATCCCAACCAAGACCATGACACTTTTCTATCACCACAGAAAAATCTACACACGATCTCCAAACTTAAATCCACATCTGTGGACTTTCGAGAACGCAACGTTTCATGTTTTTAGAGAGGGTGAGGTGCAGGGTCCAGAGATGTCCCATAAGTCCGGTtgtaataaaagatgaaaaaaataaataaataaacagccaATCATAACATCATCTACTGATTAGTTCCGACTGAACCAGCATtggtttttttctgactttaagtTCTTTCATTACCACTCCGTGagtttataataataataataataataataataataataataataataataataataatcttacCATTGGTTAAAGATGCCGTCACCACTATAACGAACAAAATTCCCACGTCAACCGACAGACGGTCAGCCATAGAAACACGAAGTAatagaaactgaaataatttggagaggtcaaaggtcgtgGAGGTCCAGACTCGCTGATTTCAGGCTCCTGCTGATCCTCCCCAGATATCAACCTGTGACCGGCCTGGAGCTCCGCTGCCGCCGCTCTGTTCGCCTCCAGCCTCCAGGGCTCCGCTTTATGACCTGCTGTGACAAGCTACCGCAGGATCATTCATGCTTCCTGCcgggattttcaaaataagacagTCTCAGGAAAGACtagcaagcaaacaaacaaataacttttttaaaaaagtagataAAACCACATTATCAAGCGACTCCCATTTAAAGAGACGCTCCTCAAATTACAGCAAGTTGTGAAAGTCTTTTTCATATGGAAAATTTTACTAATACttcaatgtttaaatgttaagattaattttaaaagcGTGCTCCGGGTTGGATGACAGGATTTCACAGCAGGTTTGCCAGCACTGTTGTGTTGCAGCTGCCTATATCTGAATTTTACTGCTACACCccgcaaaaacactaaatcttaccagtACTTTTGATgtagtttgtagtgcaaatatattacactttaaataagactaaACGAACTTAGAAacaatttttcagcaagataaaggagcttgttttaagtcaataattccatatttcatcaatatgatggaaaaagtgctagttccattggcagattatttcacttataacatgggaaaaatgtcttgttacaagtaaaataatctgacattggaactagtactttttgatcaatattaataaattatttacttaaaacaagttgttaattattgctgaaaagttatttcaaaGTTAGTCttgacttatttcaagtatTGTAAGAGAcatgcactaaaaactagagcAAAATGACTGGGCAaggtttagtgtttttgcagttcacTACCTGGAACATTAACTAGTTTAAGGATTTTGATTGGAGGTTGTTGCCTTCTCACCTGTGTTTCTATGACTTGCAGAGGGGGGTTTTGGTGCATTCTTTCACATTAGACattttggtaacattttgaTAACTTGTAAAAGTGAGTCACCCGCTCAAAACGAACAATCCATTCATCAGCAGCAAGCATCCATTCATGTCAGagtcatcaaaatgtaaaatcctAACATGTCTTCATTATGATGATTCACTCTGGAGATGATTTTGAATGTACAAAAGGTCAGATCTCAGTGAAAGTGTCTGAAAATGCTCAAGACGGAGCTATACAGTATTTACTCAGCCGTCCGAAATCAGAACGTAGCTGTAAACAATATGTCACGTTGGAGCTGAACTGAGGGACACACTATGGACAGATCATCGCTGGTTAAATATCACCTCATTCATTCCTCCTTTCTCAGTGAAAGCTAAGGTTTAGCTGAGAGAAATTATTCGGTTTGGGAGACATTTTCAGGGTAAAGAAACACATAGACAACCTGGTCACCATGTCTGTATGCACTGACTCAACCAACAAAACGAGGAAGTTAAGTTTGATAGCATTCAGAAGTAGGGTTCATTTTGACGGAGATGACATGAGCAAATGGAGGACGTCCAGAAGTAGCAGAGAACTGTATGGAGGCAACTGATGAGTGtccaaaagcatttttatgacataaatGGGAGGTATTTATTTTCTAGACATAAATACAATGCAATCAAGTGGCTTTGTTTCTTTCggctgttataaaaatgcccTCTgtctcttgattttttttcacccgctgtttcttttgttttaatattcacCTGAACCTCTCAGCTGATGTCTGGCTTTATTCaaatggttttcatttcaaCTCCCCATAAATCTCCAGACAGCTGAAAGTGCCAGAAGTCACTTGTGCCACGAGTGTTACTGAAATACTCCCAAACTCCCCAAAACCCTTTAGCCTGCACACGTCTGTTTGATCATCACTGTATTGTCAGAAGGAACCTCAACGCAGTCGAATAAATCAAACTATTCCTGACATATGGTATTTTGACTCAGTATTTCAGAAGttaatctgtttgtgtttggactCTGAAGAGCAGCTGGATGGTTTTGATCTGCAACAAGCAACCATCAGTGGCGTTGCACTTGAAGTGCCTTCAAAGCTCCTCTTTTTTATATACTGTAGACTGTTCAATATCCCACCCACTCTCCTGGGaattctgttgttttatgtCTTCGGGAACCAAAGTTATGcagcttttatcattttattctaaCCCAAAAGACCTACGTTGTCTCCACCACCGCATAATTAATCAACACAGAAGGAACAGGCTGATTTGGGTGCAGTACGATACACTTCTGCAAAGCACTGTTGAGTACGTCAGCAACTCTGTGCTGGTATGTTTGAAATGGGCATCACCCCATGACACGTTGTACACCAATAACTAAAAGACGAATTCAGGCAaaggaataaaatatattcaattgAGAGTTGAGCCAAGGCCTATCACTCAGATCACAGTTTGTCCTACAGCCAAAGTTCAAAGACAGTGGATTCCTCGTAGATGCATCTCTATCCACAATAGATGAaatattgttggtttttttcccctttataaTCGAGCTGCAAACTTTGTTCTGATAACATTTAGTAtctgatgttttgttgtgtgaGAAGACATTTTGTAACTCCCATTTCAACCCTGCTGACTTTTTGTTGTGGGTACCtctatttttgttctgctctggctccctgcgttcccattttgtttttgttctttgtaagTTTGCTGTGTTGTTTGgactctttttttaataaccccccccccaaaaaaaacttttttcatcatATTGACCCAGACTCAAGCTTGCACCTCGGTCCATCATCCACCCACAAGTCATGACAAAACACACAGTTCCTGTGTGTTTTGTCATGACAAAATCATCACACAtggtgatgatttttttttttttctccgaagagtttttgcagcgctagtggctcgtatttttgtacagtaggcagacaggaaggagggaagacatgcggtaaaggtcgtcgggaccgggagtcgaacccgcgacatccgcgtcgaggactaaggcctccaaacgtggggcgtgctaaccccctgcgccaccacagcacgccccttggtgatgattttgatgatgacgTTTAAGATAATccaatgtttgttgttttatgttttcattatgtaAAGCGCcatgaattgccttgttgctgaaatgtgctgaacATTTAAAGTCACGCTGCTTCGCCTCGCCCTTATATTTGTAGGAACCAATGGGAGACTTTCAAGCCTCACAACACTACTGGTGAACATGGCGGTGTTAGCATGGTTCCACCAGAGATATTGATCTAAAGTTTCTTGATAACTACGAACCCTGTGTTGCTGGGGTAAAATTTTGGCAGGGTTGTTATGGAAATATTTGAACCTGGACAGATAATGTTGACTTGAATGGATTAGAGATGATctacaataaattcaaactaatTTGCTCTCACATAGTGCTTCATAGGACAAACCCTGGTGACATACCTTCTCCTAATAGTGAACCCATGacttcattttacaaaacaaaagaagaaataaattgaaatgttCACCATAAATGACACTAAAACCCACACCACACTGTTAACCCTCTTACTTTATAGAGAGACAACAggccccccccaaaaaaacttcACACAGAGATCATTTAACAAAGTAATTAACATTAGGtttgaactcagaaatgtccactACAGGGGATAAATTTAAACTAGAAAGTTGAtatattttgtcaaaagaataataataaaaaaggaaagacaagTTGAATGTTGGACAATAATTTAACTACCCTTGACATTTCCTTTGATGAGAGAGCACACTTCTGTCCTGTATATTATTGGAAGCATCGCTGAAAACCCTATAAAGATAATGTtgggaaaaaatacaataaactaaATTCTTTCAactattattttacattacGTACAGGTCTTCCCAATTGTGAATCCCTCTTTTTGTGaggttttggtttttctgtgtgtttgtctagGTTTCTGTATTcagttttgtctctgtgttgtccccCTTGATTGTCCCCAGCTGTCCCTCGTTTCCCCTGATTACCTTCCTTGTGTATCCAATCCCACTTGTGCTCCCTGCTCCTTATCGGATCCTCAAGGAGGAAGTCACTGCTGTTGCTCGCCTGTGCTGCCTTACGCTTTTTGTGCAAAATGCAGGAGAGATGTTTCAAACGTTCACacatatgaatgaatgaatgaatgaatgaatgaatctgtTGCGACAGCACAGTGTCAGTAAAGCCAGTAGTGCAGAATTTGACTGTGGCTGCTGTTGGAGAGAATGTGGTTGATGAACCCTGCTTTCTTTCATTAAGATCAGTTCAGGATCTGAATGATGTTGGGAACTTTCCCACTCCCAGCtggagcttcttttttttttttttgatttaccTCTGCGATCTGTCATTTGGTCATCCAGAGTTTCCACATGTGTTTCATGTAACCTCTCTTCTTTGGTCATAAAAATTCCTGGCCTGGGATAAATACttgttttatgtgaaacaaAGGATTTGTTAGTTATGAGAAggaattcaaaatgttttcagtttatgtCACCTGGATGTAACGTAATTCAAGTAATGATAAGAAACGTTGTTTCCATACATGTTATCTATGTTTCTCCCCTCCCTGAATTGAAGGCCTTGCTTCTGCACATAATGGTTTGCTATATTAAACCACCTTTCTTTCAGTGTAACTACATACAATGCAAATTTAGTTCATTCTACAAAAGAAGAATTTGATCTTAATTAAACTGggattttagttattttctaAATAGACAGTCATAATTTTAATGCAGGTGCGTTGGTTAACTTACCTCACAGCACGACGTTTTAAATCGTTTTGGATGGAAATTTGACCACTCCTTCTGGGAAAAGCTACAAGAGGTCATGTGAAGGGTTTTAGAAAGCCCACCCAAAGCCCCAACCCCACCCAAATGAAAATGTGATCTTATTTAAAAACCAGGTCTGGTCAGTTTGAATGAATTTTTCCAATTCTACCAATAAGAGTGGTCAAATACGCAGTCAGAATTATGCTGGAGATCCAACATGCTAAGATGTAGTTCTGGTACCCTGTCTACGTTATCGAtgctgtataaataattttggctCTGTGTGAACTGGAGAAATCCACAGTAAATTCAAACTCTGTTCATCGAATCCCTACTCTAGTGATAAATTCAGCAGTTCCAAAAACTCACTAAAAACCTCAGATTAAGATCAACGAGTGATCTGGAACTCTTTAAAACTTCTGGAGCCAAAACAAAACGAAACACTTCAACAACAAGAAATGTTTACCGGGCCGATGTCTTCCTGTTTCTTCCGTGTCGCAAGTAATAATGACCTCTGTTAACATTTGGAATAAAACAAGCCTAAGCAGATGCGCTGGCGATGAAGCAGATTCACCCCCTGAAATCCCCCGTCAGGTGCAAAACGTTTTATGACAACggacagagggaaaaaaaaaaaaaaaaaagcaaatcaatACGAGCAAAAGCTGTGATCCGTCTTTAGGAATgttacacatgcacacacttcCTGTTGTTAGTGGTTTTATTTTACCTGCTGACTCATTCCTAGACTGACACTTGGACTGGGCCAGAGGCCCTCCGGccaccttcttcttctctgactGGTGGTAAAGATTAACTTCGCAGATATTTGGCAGCATGCGAACATGATTCACACAAGCAGGTGTTGTCTGGGACTGTAATAGAATTCACTAATAAGTGGGTGTCACTGTGGGAAGGTAGAGACAGATTGATTTTATAGGTGCTgggtgtgtgtggagtgtgtggGCAGAGGTAAAGTGAGTGGGTTGAGTTAGCAAAGGGGATGCATCTTGATTTCAAAGAGACATGCTATCATTTCTAGTCCAAGTAAGTGGAGCTGATCTGAAACAAATCTATTCATATGTTCATAATAGAGAGTGGCTGCATATTCATAAGCCTGACTATCTTTTTTATTGTCTGCTATTAAGTTTAATTGCAATCAATATCTGGGTTAAGTACACAatttgattctcatctcccttcaggcCTCCTTCTGGGATTTCTCAAATTGAGCTTGATTTCTTGGATTCAATTCCAACCAAGCAAATGAGACAATGAGGAGTACTGAACAATGACTGCTGTTTTTAGAAATGCAGTCTGGGggctgctgtggtggtgcagcgGTTAAGCACAGCAACCCACATAACAAGGATTTAGTCCTCAATGTGGctgttgtaggttcgattcccagcctggtgaccctctctctctttttacctATTTTCCTGTCTGagcattttcaaataaaggccactagagccaaaaagagagaaatgcgGTTTGTTCGTGTTTGTAGTTTGACCACGGCAGAAAGAAGTAAACAAAGCCATTCAGTCGgtgttggccacacttccaaatGTTGAGCAGTTGAAGCCAGAGCAAGAGGAACGTTTAAGACGTTTTATTACTGGCAAAGATGTCGAGACCTTAGTCCTCATGGGGTTGTGTACAGCGCACATAATTTCAATTTCTGGCAAGCTCCGTCGAGCCGGATGCGTGACATACATCACGGCCAAACATTAGCGACTGGTTCAAGTCAGATCCTGTGGTTTTAAACTTGAACAGGTGATGCTTAGCCTGTCCCAACAGCAAAGGTGAGAGGCAGGTTTCATTCTGAACAGGTCAGCATTTCACAAGGACTTAAAGTCATTAGGTTAGATTGAGTTGGTTTGGCTCAGAAGTGGGAGCTCAAATGGTGTCACAGCTTAGCAAACTCTACTTGCAAATCTGACAACCAGAAGGCCTGGCTAATCCTTGTGATGCTTGTATTTTTACTATTAGCAATACAAGCTCATAATATATTTCCTATTTTATGCCATGTGTTGACAAATAGTGGCTGGTACATATGTGTGCAAAATCAGCTGTTATCAGAACTGTTAATCAGTATCTTGTACTTTCAAGTTTTAGGATATTTTGTGTGTAGGGATGCACCAATTTACTGGCCagccaatttccttaattttgggagaacggtgatcggccgatacttacGTGTGACGacgatcttatctacctcttTTAGGCCTCAGAAAATGCTTGagaatcaaccactgtcctcttctgttCTCCCGTGAGAGATGTTtaactgacagaccggcccaccaggtcatgtctgacAGTTTGAAGTTAACATTAGTCACCcaactgttgccaactcagcgactttcttgatatgtttagcgacatttcagacataaagaaattggtatcggccaaatTCGGAATAGGCAGATCAGGCtttaaaagatcggtaatcagCCAGTAAACTACAATCGGTGCACTCGTATTTGTTTTACACGTCTAGTAAAACATCagcgtgtgaatgtgtgtgtgtgaccgggtgaatgactgaatgtagcaTGAAT
Above is a genomic segment from Xiphophorus couchianus chromosome 20, X_couchianus-1.0, whole genome shotgun sequence containing:
- the LOC114135421 gene encoding endothelin-3; this encodes MADRLSVDVGILFVIVVTASLTNGSSSVSQRKDVSGEVSLGDPPHQVIIPSGSEAQDRPAHDPLTARRGRAKRCTCYTYKDKECVYYCHLDIIWINTPEHTVPYGMASSPGSMRSVRTARSSRSSAASRRCACTLHTDSECSRFCTNRQMRRPLLHLTQKRGRRRSSEETGSGL